In the Apteryx mantelli isolate bAptMan1 chromosome 1, bAptMan1.hap1, whole genome shotgun sequence genome, one interval contains:
- the LOC136993284 gene encoding C-type lectin domain family 2 member B-like has translation MGRRGAGDDGRSGGGSPQGSPGRRTGTPQGKGLFSNIWFWRGVAGLLAVATVLILCIQFAVNSSSEKDFAGCPSLELCPADWLYFQRKCYYLSESEASWNSSQNFCSLHNASLLVIENHQELNFTVKITKQDPWIGLYKRNEEFFWINGNALDNKLLEVKGSGNCAYLESKGVSASGCSLTRKWVCSLSTSLA, from the exons ATGGGCCGCAGAGGGGCAGGCGACGACGGCCGCAGCGGCGGGGGGTCGCCCCAAGGCTCCCCCGGGCGGAGGACGGGGACTCCCCAGGGTAAAG gtTTATTCTCAAATATCTGGTTCTGGCGAGGTGTTGCTGGACTCCTTGCTGTTGCTACAGTTTTGATTTTGTGTATTCAGTTTG CGGTAAACAGTTCTTCGGAGAAAGATTTTGCTGGCTGTCCATCCCTGGAACTCTGTCCAGCAGATTGGCTCTATTTCCAAAGGAAATGCTACTACCTCTCTGAGAGTGAAGCCAGCTGGAACTCCAGTCAGAACTTCTGCTCATTACACAATGCTTCCCTCCTTGTGATTGAAAATCATCAGGAACTG AATTTTACGGTGAAGATAACAAAGCAAGACCCGTGGATTGGACTTTATAAAAGGAATGAAGAATTCTTTTGGATTAATGGAAATGCATTAGATAATAAACT GCTCGAAGTAAAGGGCTCTGGAAACTGTGCCTATCTTGAATCAAAAGGAGTCTCAGCCTCTGGATGTTCTTTAACCAGGAAGTGGGTCTGTAGCTTGAGTACTAGCTTAGCATGA